Proteins from a single region of Puntigrus tetrazona isolate hp1 chromosome 2, ASM1883169v1, whole genome shotgun sequence:
- the crema gene encoding cAMP-responsive element modulator isoform X1 — protein sequence METATLVQQEASATEKVTSEMNEGVSVVSLPDGQTLQMQGVIQTTQPSVIQSPQIQTVQVAVDTGGSGTTPSDPQKRREILSRRPSYRKILNELSSDVPAVPKIEEEEKVEEESPATSSVATVTAPSSIYQTSSGQYIAITQGGAIQLAGPGGEALQGVQALTLPSPATPQPGATILQYGAQPGDPSQQLLLTAGQVLVQAATGDMPAYQIRSPSSGLPPGVVMAASPGAMHSPQQNAEEATRKREVRLMKNREAARECRRKKKEYVKCLENRVAVLENQNKTLIEELKALKDIYCHKPE from the exons ATGGAAACTGCAACCTTAGTGCAACAGGAAGCGAGTGCAACTGAGAAAGTAACAAGTGAG ATGAATGAGGGTGTGTCTGTGGTTTCATTACCTGATGGACAGACACTACAGATGCAGGGAGTCATCCAAACCACACAGCCATCTGTTATCCAGTCACCTCAGATACAGACCGTGCAG GTAGCTGTTGATACTGGTGGATCAGGTACAACACCGTCAGATCctcagaagagaagagagattCTGTCCAGACGACCATCTTACAG GAAAATTCTTAACGAGTTGTCGTCAGATGTGCCTGCTGTGCCTAAGATCGAGGAAGAAGAGAAAGTGGAGGAAGAATCCCCGGCCACCTCCAGCGTTGCTACAGTGACGGCACCATCTTCTATCTACCAGACTAGCTCAGGGCAATACA TTGCAATCACTCAGGGTGGAGCGATACAACTGGCCGGTCCTGGAGGTGAGGCCCTGCAGGGGGTCCAGGCTCTGACTCTTCCCAGCCCTGCCACACCGCAGCCTGGGGCCACTATCCTGCAGTACGGTGCCCAGCCTGGAGACCCCAGCCAACAGCTACTGCTCACCGCTGGACAGGTGCTCGTTCAGG CTGCCACAGGAGACATGCCAGCGTATCAGATCCGCTCCCCGTCATCAGGGTTACCACCAGGCGTTGTTATGGCAGCATCACCCGGGGCCATGCACAGCCCACAGCAGAACGCAGAGGAGGCCACACGCAAGAGAGAAGTCCGCCTGATGAAGAACAG GGAGGCAGCGCGCGAATGTCGCAGGAAGAAGAAAGAATACGTCAAGTGCTTGGAGAATCGCGTCGCTGTGCTGGAAAACCAGAACAAGACTCTCATAGAGGAGCTCAAAGCTCTTAAAGACATCTACTGCCACAAACCAGAATAA
- the crema gene encoding cAMP-responsive element modulator isoform X2: MNEGVSVVSLPDGQTLQMQGVIQTTQPSVIQSPQIQTVQVAVDTGGSGTTPSDPQKRREILSRRPSYRKILNELSSDVPAVPKIEEEEKVEEESPATSSVATVTAPSSIYQTSSGQYIAITQGGAIQLAGPGGEALQGVQALTLPSPATPQPGATILQYGAQPGDPSQQLLLTAGQVLVQAATGDMPAYQIRSPSSGLPPGVVMAASPGAMHSPQQNAEEATRKREVRLMKNREAARECRRKKKEYVKCLENRVAVLENQNKTLIEELKALKDIYCHKPE; the protein is encoded by the exons ATGAATGAGGGTGTGTCTGTGGTTTCATTACCTGATGGACAGACACTACAGATGCAGGGAGTCATCCAAACCACACAGCCATCTGTTATCCAGTCACCTCAGATACAGACCGTGCAG GTAGCTGTTGATACTGGTGGATCAGGTACAACACCGTCAGATCctcagaagagaagagagattCTGTCCAGACGACCATCTTACAG GAAAATTCTTAACGAGTTGTCGTCAGATGTGCCTGCTGTGCCTAAGATCGAGGAAGAAGAGAAAGTGGAGGAAGAATCCCCGGCCACCTCCAGCGTTGCTACAGTGACGGCACCATCTTCTATCTACCAGACTAGCTCAGGGCAATACA TTGCAATCACTCAGGGTGGAGCGATACAACTGGCCGGTCCTGGAGGTGAGGCCCTGCAGGGGGTCCAGGCTCTGACTCTTCCCAGCCCTGCCACACCGCAGCCTGGGGCCACTATCCTGCAGTACGGTGCCCAGCCTGGAGACCCCAGCCAACAGCTACTGCTCACCGCTGGACAGGTGCTCGTTCAGG CTGCCACAGGAGACATGCCAGCGTATCAGATCCGCTCCCCGTCATCAGGGTTACCACCAGGCGTTGTTATGGCAGCATCACCCGGGGCCATGCACAGCCCACAGCAGAACGCAGAGGAGGCCACACGCAAGAGAGAAGTCCGCCTGATGAAGAACAG GGAGGCAGCGCGCGAATGTCGCAGGAAGAAGAAAGAATACGTCAAGTGCTTGGAGAATCGCGTCGCTGTGCTGGAAAACCAGAACAAGACTCTCATAGAGGAGCTCAAAGCTCTTAAAGACATCTACTGCCACAAACCAGAATAA
- the crema gene encoding cAMP-responsive element modulator isoform X3: MAVTGEETESAATGDMPAYQIRSPSSGLPPGVVMAASPGAMHSPQQNAEEATRKREVRLMKNREAARECRRKKKEYVKCLENRVAVLENQNKTLIEELKALKDIYCHKPE, from the exons ATGGCAGTGACTGGGGAAGAGACGGAGTCag CTGCCACAGGAGACATGCCAGCGTATCAGATCCGCTCCCCGTCATCAGGGTTACCACCAGGCGTTGTTATGGCAGCATCACCCGGGGCCATGCACAGCCCACAGCAGAACGCAGAGGAGGCCACACGCAAGAGAGAAGTCCGCCTGATGAAGAACAG GGAGGCAGCGCGCGAATGTCGCAGGAAGAAGAAAGAATACGTCAAGTGCTTGGAGAATCGCGTCGCTGTGCTGGAAAACCAGAACAAGACTCTCATAGAGGAGCTCAAAGCTCTTAAAGACATCTACTGCCACAAACCAGAATAA